The genomic region GGCGATATTCACAATCCGAAGGCCAGGGACGAGTACCGCGAGATCAAGATGAATGTGCTCCTGGAACGACAAGAAGGCGAGCGATCTTATGCGGACATGTTCAAGCGCTATTACAAGCGTGTGTTCATCGCCATGTCCGCACAGGCGCTGGCCCAACTGAACGGCATCAACGTGATATCGTACTACGCACCACTGGTCTTCGAACAAGCTGGATGGGTTGGACGAGATGCGATTCTCATGACCGGCATCAACGGAGTCACATACCTACTATCGACAATCCCGCCCTGGTACATCGTGGACAGCTGGGGACGGCGTTTCATTCTTTTATCAGGTGCGCTGATGATGGTTTTCTCGCTGTCAGCCATCTCCTACTTCATCTACATCGACATACACTGGACACCTACCGCCGTAGTTGTCTTCGTGATGATCTACAACGCGGCGTTCGGATACTCATGGGGACCAATACCATGGCTGTACCCACCAGAGATTCTACCATTGACGATTCGAGCCAAGGGAGCAAGTTTGTCGACTGCCACGAATTGGGCCTTCAATTGGCTAGTGGGAGAAATGACACCCATACTCCAAGAAGCCATCAAGTGGCGTCTATACCTGCTTCACGCCTTCTTCTGCGCCGTCAGTTTCGTCGTCGGTAAGTCATCATCCACCCCCCACTCCCTAATTTCCCACCAACATCCCTCATAGTCTGGTTCATCTACCCTGAAACCGCCAACGTCCGCCTCGAAGACATGAACTCCATCTTCGGCGACGCCACAACCATCGCCCACACTCCAGAAACCCTAGCAGAAGCCGAGTCCATCTTCTCAGGCAACCGCAGTCCCGTTCCCTCCTTCGGCGGCCTCGACGGCTCCGGGCCTCAAGATGCCAATATTCCCGATATGGACCTCCAGCCTCCTGAGGTGGAAATCCAGGATGGAAAGCCCATGCTGAGTAAGGATGAGGAGCAAGGAGAAGGTGTCGGGGGTTGGATCAGTAATGTTGTGAAGAGGGCGAAGGGCGAGGGGGCCAATGGTGGGAGTCAGGGTGGAGGGAGTGGGAGATATAGAAGGGTTGGGCAGGAGGATGAACGATGAAAGAGGATGGAGAATTATGGTGCATGATGTCGACAGCGTTCTGAGCGTTGCTTGCTTCGTGAGGCACATATATCTGGGGCGGATTTGGAAAGAATAGAGGGCGTTAGTTTGTGTGGCACAAGTGCGTGAGTGCGGACTGCGCAGACAAGAAAGGCTCTGGCACTGTAGCAGTATATATAGTGTACGGCATTGGACAAATGCATTCAACAAGCTTTTATACGCTCATATTCTATGAAGTGGCTTCCTTTTGCTACAGCCACTGATCCTGTGGTGTTTCCTCCCACAAGGAAGCATAATGCTCACGCTCATCATCTGCGAAACCATCCCAGTGCCTGCCAATTCTATCAGGAAAGCCCTCAGGTGACAAGCGACGCCGTATTTGCCCTCTACCAGTCGATGAGACAAGCTTGTAGCCCAGAACATCTGCCTCCCAAACAAGAGCACAGTGCGGACACGTGACGACGTTCACGCCATCTGGATTGGTCTCAAGATTCGCTGTCTGACCACATCGGAAGCAAGGAAAGGAGCATCGCTCACACAGCGTGGGCTTCGTCTTGTCAATCTCCGCGCGAGCTGGCGCAGAGCATCGACTGCATGTTGTATTCAAGTTGGCTCTCTTCAACGAGCAGGAGGCGCAGTGGATTCGCACCGGATGCTTGTTCATGACGAGGACATTTCTTGGAAAACACATTGCACAAGCATCATCTAGCTCTTCGTCCTTGGCACGAGCCGCGTTGAGGTCCATGGCGCGGAGTGTACCAGGAATGCGAAGCTCTGAGCGACCAGAATCTTCGCGTTCATCCGCGGAGGGCAGGAAATTGCACTCAAGACTGCATGGAGCAGTATCGTGGGCTAGGGCCGTCAACACGTTGTGCGCTTCCTCTGCTCTCAGTAAGGAACGTTGGAACTGCTCGGCTTTCGGTTGTGCAAAGGTGAAATGCTCAAGCCGCTCTTGGAGATCGTCAATGGTCCTCTGAGCTTCGTGGACTTTCTTGCTAGCTTTCAAAAGATCCTCATCGTCACCTGGATCGGCCATTCGGGCGGCTGACTTCATGCTTGCTTCGTGTTGTGCGGTCAGAGCATCTTGGTACGTCGCCTCCGCCTGCATTGTCTCGTCCGCAGGTGGCGCCAGAAAAGGTCCACTGTAGTTTGGCCCCTGCACTGCCTGCCGAAACGGCATCGAGCCACAAGGCCGTAGCTCGATCTGTCCGGTCGCCAACAGTGAGCGAGCAGCTTCAAACGGCTCCTGTCGCTTTTGTCTAGGTGGAGGTGCAGTGTGGAGCTTGAAATGCTGCGGCTTAGCTCTGGTCTGGCCACCGATACTGAAGAGATCGATACGGCCATTCTCCGTGCCCACCAGCAGTTCTCGGTAGTCGGAGTTGAAAGCCGCCGACATAACAGCAGAACGTTGGTGCGAAGGAGCCGCGATGTCTTCAATGTGGGTGTTGTCTGATGAACGGTATGGGTTCCATACCTTCACGATGCCGTCTGACGAACCAGAGTAGAGTCGGCTGGCAGTAGCACCCCACGAGAGGAACCGAACGCCAGTATCAGGAGAGTCCTCCACGAGCACGGAACTGCCATGATTCAAAGTATGCAATGGTACGTCCACCGATGCTCGTAGATCCCAGATGTAGACTGTTCCATCTGCAGATCCAGTAGCCACCAGTTTATCATCGTGCGGACAGAACACAACATCATTGAGATCACGTGCTCTGCACTCGAGCGTCTTCACCCTCCTCGCATACTGTTGGTTAGGTGCAAACAGATGCACTACGCCTCGGGTTCCTTTGCTAACTTGAGTTCCAGTCGACAAAGCGGCCACAGCGAAAGCGACCGAAGCAGAACTTGGGAATGGATTCCAGGCCACATCGAAGACGTTGCGGGTAGCTGTTCGCAGATCCACCGACTGACCTGTCGTCACGTCCCACAGACAAGTTTCACCGGCGTGGGCCTTTTCCTCATCGCCCGCAAAGCCTGCTAAGAGGTAATTGCTGTGGTGATGTGCTTGTCCCCATTTCAGAGCAGAAGGGTAGATCGGCACCGAGAC from Fulvia fulva chromosome 2, complete sequence harbors:
- a CDS encoding High-affinity glucose transporter, whose amino-acid sequence is MAPGDGPSRMHGLHGKKLIYFLSIFVSLGVFLFGYDQGVMSGIITGPYFKDYFNQPSAAEIGTMVAILEVGAFVSSLSVGRIGDMLGRKKTILYGALIFVVGGAIQTFTTGMPMMMLGRFIAGLGVGALSTIVPVYQSEISPPHNRGKLACIEFSGNIFGYMCSVWVDYFCSYIHGDWAWRVPLLLQVAMGGLLAVGSFLIVESPRWLLDNDHDEEGIVVIANLYGKGDIHNPKARDEYREIKMNVLLERQEGERSYADMFKRYYKRVFIAMSAQALAQLNGINVISYYAPLVFEQAGWVGRDAILMTGINGVTYLLSTIPPWYIVDSWGRRFILLSGALMMVFSLSAISYFIYIDIHWTPTAVVVFVMIYNAAFGYSWGPIPWLYPPEILPLTIRAKGASLSTATNWAFNWLVGEMTPILQEAIKWRLYLLHAFFCAVSFVVVWFIYPETANVRLEDMNSIFGDATTIAHTPETLAEAESIFSGNRSPVPSFGGLDGSGPQDANIPDMDLQPPEVEIQDGKPMLSKDEEQGEGVGGWISNVVKRAKGEGANGGSQGGGSGRYRRVGQEDER